The Strix uralensis isolate ZFMK-TIS-50842 chromosome 4, bStrUra1, whole genome shotgun sequence genomic interval CAAGCATTTATTCCTGTGCTTCCCAGTGTGACAATTTCCACGTGAGCCTTTGGGGCTCATCTAAGGCCTTACCACTTGCACGTGTGGGTGCTTGCAGCTGCACAGAAGAAAGCCAGTTCTTTGTGCTTGTTCTATGGGGTTTATTTaaaccaaaaatacattaaattgtTAATTTAGGTTATTGCCTAAGTGAAAATGCATTCCATCCACAAAGTCAccaatattattttcatttaattaaaaaaagattaaattattttacttgaAAGCATTATTTTCACATGGACAAGCCCATTCTCCCCACCCtaaaattcttcttttaattGACACTGACACCAAAATGATCTCAGCATGTATTAGCTCAGCTAAAACAATGTGAAAAAATACTACAAatgtaactgaaatattttgattatgAGGCATAGATATTGAAGTGAAAACTGCAATACATGTATTCATGTTTAAAGACAATCTATTAGTGTCTTGGAAATCTTAAGAGATATTCAGAACTGCGCctgaaaactgagcaaaacttgaTGTAAAGGACACCAATTTTTACAGGAGAATTTATGATAAATAGAGCATCTTGTAAGGCTTTTCATAAAGTCCCTTATCTTCAAAGGGCCCTCTTCCTCCTTTGTACTTTTGAAGAGAGAAAGTGATATAAAGCTCAGACAGTGATAGCATCCATTTCCCATAAAATTCTCACTGCGTTTACTGTCAGCTGAAGTGTTTCATTACCTCAGAACTAAATCGTGTTCAGCTGATGCCACATTCACTTTCCAAGACCACATGATAGATACTTGAATTTCTGCAGGCCACTCACTGACTCTTCTGATGCAGCTCAGGGGGGTGCAGATGCATTCATGTGAGTGTAAGAACATTTGGAGAGTGAAGCTCCTGTTGTCTTCCCCTCCTCTTCATCACCAACCTCTCCCCGTATTGCAGGGGGCTTTTGCTTTGCACAGCAGGTGAAAGTGGCTAGAAAACCCATGCGGAAACGCTTGTTCATAAAGCAGTATATGATAGGGTTCACACAGGCAGATGTGTAGGACAACAGGTGGATAAAGGAGATAGGGGCCCCTGAGAGACGCTGGTCTGCTGATGTGGTGTCAAACGCACGCCAGGCATTGACACTGAAGATGGGAGTCcagcaaaggaaaaacataatCACTATCACCATCAACATGCGGATGACGAGTTTCTTGGCCATTAAGTTGGCAGAAGAACTGCTGCTTCTCACCCTGTCTATTTTGCTATGGCTAGTAGCAGAGAGCTGTTGCAACggcattttcctttttcttttggttttgttgaggTAGCATCCATCTCCATCCTCATATTTGGTGCTGCAggtacttatttttctttctgtacataTAAATTAGTGCTTAAATAGTTGGCAAAATATCTTTGAATAGtgattcaaaataaaaaacaaagaatgGTGTCTAAGTctaaataaataacataattCATGGCTGAACAACTGCTGCAAAGAAAGCACTGGCCTACTTCCGAGTCAGTCAGAAGCTGactgcttctgcttcagctgctctgCGTCCGCTATCTCTCAATATTCTCATGTTTTAACTCTATACAAATTGATGCAAAAGATGTAAGAATACCGTTTGCGCAAGTATTCACTGAAGacagttttcaaaattatatgTTTCTATCTTAATTTGACAATTTCTATTGTGGTGTTTATTGACAGAAATTGTCCTCATCCgtggccagaaaaaaaaaatcttgggatTTCTAGAATAGGCAAATTAGAGATTTAATTTATCCTGCCCAGAGTATTTGCAAACAAGCCATAGGTGAGGAATTATTTGCTAGTGAATAATGGAAAAACTTCAATCAACAAATGCATCTGGCAGGTTCACTGGCCATAATAATCATTTTTGCAAAtagaaaattttgctttcagtagCTTCAAGATGACTGCTCATATCTTCAACtctaacttaaaaaaacctccaaacctaaATGTATTGTTACCTCGTGAAGATTTTCGTTGGCTGGCATCAAATTTTATTCCTCTGTAGAGTTCCAAAGAAATTAGGCCATATGCAACCATCATTATAATCCCAGGTATAAGAAAGAGTATGAGTAGCAGGAAAGTGTACCtaaagaatcaaaagaaaaactgagaacagggaacagcacaaaaccagaaaaaactcCTTTTTCTCTAGGTGAGAACTGGGTGGGGATTTcaagatttttctgaaattttttcaTGCTAATATGAAGCATCATTTTGACAGCTCTGGAAAGTAGAAGGTTTCCACCtcatttcctccttcttcccccagaaTAGTACAGCAGGAACAAGGCTATTGCGGCTCCAAAACATCCATCACCCAACCTCTGTAGGCTCAGAGGAGATGAGCACTCCCACAGTGGTTAGAGGGGGCAGAAGGTCTCTCTGCGCATGAGTGGGGCTCCCTGCTGTCACCAGATGAGCATCAGATGCCCTGTAGCTTTCAATGATGTAAAAATTGCCTTGCAGAAGCCAAATGAGCAGCTGCTGATTCTCAAAGGAGTCCCTGGTACAGGCAGTCATCACTTCAGTGAATTGGGACTTGCCAGGGGTCGTGGCACacacaggcagggacagagcagcCACAACCTGGGCTTTCATCCCTGGGGCCGTGCAGAGCACCTGGGGAGGGATCCCAGGGCCAGCAGCCCCTTTGCTAAAGGAAGCAGCTTTTACTTGGTTGCACATCTGTTACTCTCCTAGGGAGCTTCTGTAATGTGATTACAAGCTGGGGAAATGTCTGTTTAAATGCATTCACGAGTCTATGTCTCTTCTGCAACCCGGGACTTCGGTCCAAACTCACTAATGCACCTGGTTATCTGCAAAGACATCACAGAGAACAGAATTTCACCCTGCACCCTCCCTCCTCATCTGAACTCACACTGCCAAATACCTGAGACTACCTAAAGCATTAATACAAATTTACTGTTTGTGGATACACCACACTGAAGTGGTGCATGCTTTAATTTTGTTCCCAATTCCAACTGACCTTTAGTATCCAAAAAAATCTTACATCTTCTCAGGGACAGTTAAAGTGTTTAGTCGTAGTGCAAGGACACAATGTCTAAGTAATATTGCTGCTTGACAGTGCTACTATTTACTTACTCTGCCTGGACATGTAGGACTTGGAGCACTGTCTCTCCCCTCATCTCCCTGCCCTGTAAGTGACCAAAAGGATTCAGTTCTCAAGAAGGGCATTTGCAACCTCTCCAAGTTTTCATATTCTACTTCTCTGCTCCAGAGGACCTTCAGACCAACAAATTAACAGGCAAGGCAGCACACAGAGGGGCACTTGTATGTGTCTGCATTTCTCAAAGATTAATCAAggatttctctgaaaacattAAAGTTTATATAAAATGAGTGAAACAGTATTCCTACTTGAAGAGTGACAGGTGCTTTATTTACAGCAACAGTAGGGGCTTAGCATACCATAGTGTGAGTGAGAATCATTGCCATGTTGGGTATTATTCCTATGACAAGGGAAAAGTCACAGAAGTGTCAAAATGTAAGCAGCTTAAAAAcatggtggttttttgttggttttttttttttttacttcttaaatAAGCATGATAGAAGTGTAAATGTTTGCTGAAGGTTAATACTTGATTTCCAATAGGCTTAATGCTACCATGAAATCCTGTTTTCCACCAGATAATTATGCATTTTCTAACAGTCAGTTATGTCTTACCAAGACTGCTGAATGACATCACTTGGCCAAAGGAGCCGACACATATTTGCTGTGGTGTTGTTATACTTGGTAAAAGGTACCAGTTTGCTGTAAATT includes:
- the CCKAR gene encoding cholecystokinin receptor type A encodes the protein MEIVDASFLGNGTNITAFLCDIILENDTFFCVSDPPYPSKDLHQVIRILLYCLIFLLSVLGNMLVITVLIRNKRMRTVTNTFLLSLSVSDLMLCLFCMPFTLIPNLLKDFIFGSAVCKTATYFMGVSVSVSTFSLVAISLERYSAICKPLQSRVWQTKSHALKVIAATWCVSFTIMSPYPIYSKLVPFTKYNNTTANMCRLLWPSDVIQQSWYTFLLLILFLIPGIIMMVAYGLISLELYRGIKFDASQRKSSRERKISTCSTKYEDGDGCYLNKTKRKRKMPLQQLSATSHSKIDRVRSSSSSANLMAKKLVIRMLMVIVIMFFLCWTPIFSVNAWRAFDTTSADQRLSGAPISFIHLLSYTSACVNPIIYCFMNKRFRMGFLATFTCCAKQKPPAIRGEVGDEEEGKTTGASLSKCSYTHMNASAPP